A single Curtobacterium sp. MCJR17_020 DNA region contains:
- a CDS encoding SDR family oxidoreductase, translated as MTATGSTEPTPVQPRALVVGASGITGSALVGHLLDLGWDVTALSRRPLPLQDVRTVAADLRDPDSLGAALADERPTHVFFTAWQRQETEAENIRVNGGMVRDLLAALAHAPLAHVALVTGLKHYLGPFEAYAAGEMPDTPFHEEEPRLDTPNFYYAQEDELFAAAERQGFTWSVHRSHTVIGHAVGNAMNMGLTIAVQATLAKELDLDFVFPGSEAQWNGLTDMTEAGILAEQMVWAATAPEGADEAFNIVNGDVFRWRWMWPRLAAHLGVDPARVVGYQDEPRPLEQQMAPYESEWAGIAERHGLAEADITRLASWWHTDADLGRAMEVVTDMGKSREAGFTAFRRTERAFADLFAHYRADRLIP; from the coding sequence ATGACTGCAACCGGATCGACCGAACCGACCCCCGTCCAGCCTCGTGCCCTCGTCGTGGGAGCGAGTGGCATCACCGGGTCCGCCCTGGTGGGCCACCTGCTCGACCTCGGCTGGGACGTGACCGCGCTGTCCCGCCGACCGCTCCCCCTGCAGGACGTCCGGACCGTCGCCGCGGACCTCCGCGATCCTGACAGCCTCGGCGCCGCGCTGGCAGACGAACGCCCCACGCACGTGTTCTTCACCGCGTGGCAGCGGCAGGAGACCGAAGCCGAGAACATCCGTGTGAACGGCGGCATGGTCCGCGACCTGCTCGCTGCACTCGCGCATGCTCCGCTGGCGCACGTCGCGCTCGTGACCGGGCTGAAGCACTACCTCGGCCCGTTCGAGGCCTACGCCGCCGGCGAGATGCCGGACACGCCCTTCCACGAGGAAGAACCCCGCCTGGACACGCCGAACTTCTACTACGCGCAGGAGGACGAGCTGTTCGCCGCCGCCGAGCGCCAAGGCTTCACGTGGTCGGTGCACCGCTCGCACACCGTGATCGGGCACGCCGTCGGCAACGCGATGAACATGGGCCTGACGATCGCGGTGCAGGCGACCCTCGCGAAGGAGCTCGACCTGGACTTCGTGTTCCCGGGCAGCGAGGCGCAGTGGAACGGCCTGACCGACATGACCGAGGCGGGGATCCTCGCCGAGCAGATGGTCTGGGCAGCGACCGCACCCGAGGGTGCCGACGAGGCCTTCAACATCGTGAACGGCGACGTCTTCCGGTGGCGCTGGATGTGGCCGCGCCTGGCTGCACACCTCGGCGTCGACCCGGCGCGTGTGGTCGGGTACCAGGACGAGCCGCGACCGCTCGAGCAGCAGATGGCACCGTACGAGTCGGAGTGGGCCGGCATCGCCGAGCGACACGGTCTGGCGGAGGCGGACATCACGCGGCTCGCCTCGTGGTGGCACACCGACGCCGACCTCGGCCGCGCGATGGAGGTCGTCACCGACATGGGGAAGAGCCGCGAGGCCGGGTTCACGGCCTTCCGCCGGACCGAACGCGCGTTCGCCGACCTGTT
- a CDS encoding DUF3253 domain-containing protein, whose protein sequence is MGRAIRTEADAAASESEQADRTCASCGRRMPSSAAHEAKWCSRACRRHGVDRTDLALEQRIDELLAARARTSSICPSEVARSLEPDDWRPLMEPARRAAQRMMARGEVEITQGGSVVDPSTAKGPIRIRRPR, encoded by the coding sequence ATGGGACGTGCGATCAGGACGGAAGCGGACGCTGCGGCGTCGGAGTCGGAACAGGCCGATCGGACCTGTGCGTCGTGCGGCCGTCGGATGCCGTCGTCGGCGGCTCACGAGGCCAAGTGGTGCTCCCGTGCCTGCCGCCGCCACGGAGTGGACCGGACGGACCTGGCACTCGAACAGCGCATCGACGAGTTGCTCGCCGCACGGGCACGCACCTCGAGCATCTGCCCGTCCGAAGTCGCGCGGTCGCTCGAACCGGACGACTGGCGCCCGCTCATGGAACCCGCCCGCCGAGCAGCCCAGCGCATGATGGCGCGCGGCGAGGTCGAGATCACCCAGGGCGGCTCCGTCGTGGACCCGTCGACTGCGAAGGGTCCGATCCGCATCCGTCGACCGCGGTGA
- a CDS encoding nucleotidyltransferase domain-containing protein, translating to MKPLATLLGATQADALRVLARTDSGMTGRQVARVAGAAQHTGIKRALDKLEQAGLVCVERGLQHSAYRVNREHLLWPAVELGLDAGDELERRIAAFVESAGAGVLSVSIFGSVARGTATPASDLDLLVVFADTVDTEVVVRLGDLIRRWTGNECQVFDVTRADLRRFVAEGDPLVGSWRDEARTVFGEEIRTLI from the coding sequence GTGAAACCACTCGCCACACTCCTCGGTGCCACCCAGGCAGACGCACTCCGAGTGCTCGCCCGGACCGATTCCGGCATGACCGGCCGCCAGGTGGCGCGAGTCGCCGGCGCCGCACAGCACACCGGCATCAAGCGGGCACTCGACAAGCTGGAGCAAGCGGGCCTCGTCTGCGTGGAACGTGGCCTGCAGCACTCGGCGTACCGGGTGAACCGCGAGCACCTGCTCTGGCCAGCGGTCGAACTCGGCCTCGATGCTGGTGACGAACTCGAGCGTCGGATCGCAGCGTTCGTCGAGTCTGCAGGTGCGGGGGTGCTCTCGGTGTCGATCTTCGGCTCCGTCGCTCGCGGCACCGCCACCCCCGCATCCGACCTCGATCTGCTCGTCGTGTTCGCTGACACCGTCGACACCGAAGTGGTCGTCCGCCTCGGCGATCTGATTCGGCGATGGACCGGGAACGAGTGTCAGGTCTTCGACGTCACCCGTGCAGACCTCCGCCGATTCGTCGCCGAGGGCGACCCGCTGGTCGGCTCGTGGCGTGACGAGGCCCGGACCGTCTTCGGCGAGGAGATCAGGACGCTCATCTGA